CCTGGAGGAGGTTGCTGAAAAGCAAACCGATTCCCAGTCGCTCTATCCTGTGGTGGACAACACCAAAGACTACTTTATCGAAGAAAACGGCGTCCGCTTTGCGGGCAACCACGTTTTGGTCGAACTTTGGGGTGCCAGCAACCTCGATAACCCTGAGATTATCGAAGAGGCGCTGAACGCTGGTGCCTTGGCCGCCGGGGCGACGATCCTGCACAGCCACTTCCACCATTTTTCCCCGTATTCCGGTGTATCCGGTGTGGTGGTGTTGGCCGAAAGCCATATTTCCATCCACACGTGGCCGGAAAAAGACTACGCGGCGATCGACATCTTTATGTGCGGTGACTGCAATCCGTTGGATGCCTTGCCCGCCATCAAAATGGCCTTTCAGCCCGAAGATATGGACGTGTCTAAACACAAGCGCGGTGTGATCAAGTGAAACGCTTCGAAGAAGCCCTGCATGACGGCTATGCGCAAGGTTTTGACGTCACGAATGTCTTGTTCCACGAAAAAACCGAACACCAAGATTTGGTGATCTTCGAAACGCCGACGTTTGGCCGTGTGATGGCGTTGGACAATATTGTCCAAGTCACCAGCAAAGATGAATTCGTCTATCACGAAATGCTCACCCATGTGCCGATCTTCGCCAAGGGTGGCGTGACGGATGTTTTGATCATTGGCGGTGGCGACGGCGGCATTTTGCGCGAAGTCCTGCGCCATAAAACGGTTG
This sequence is a window from Magnetovibrio sp. PR-2. Protein-coding genes within it:
- the speD gene encoding adenosylmethionine decarboxylase, yielding MDNSALAKLDMNLEEVAEKQTDSQSLYPVVDNTKDYFIEENGVRFAGNHVLVELWGASNLDNPEIIEEALNAGALAAGATILHSHFHHFSPYSGVSGVVVLAESHISIHTWPEKDYAAIDIFMCGDCNPLDALPAIKMAFQPEDMDVSKHKRGVIK